One window from the genome of Streptomyces sp. NBC_00708 encodes:
- the priA gene encoding bifunctional 1-(5-phosphoribosyl)-5-((5-phosphoribosylamino)methylideneamino)imidazole-4-carboxamide isomerase/phosphoribosylanthranilate isomerase PriA, translated as MPKLELLPAVDVRDGQAVRLVHGESGSETSYGSPLEAALAWQRAGAEWLHLVDLDAAFGTGDNRALIAEVAGAMDIKVELSGGIRDDASLAAALATGCRRVNLGTAALETPEWVAKVIAEHGDKIAVGLDVRGTTLRGRGWTRDGGDLYETLARLDSEGCARYVVTDIAKDGTLQGPNLELLKNVCAATDKPVVASGGVSSLDDLRAIASLVPAGVEGAIVGKALYAKAFTLEEALEAVSV; from the coding sequence ATGCCGAAGCTTGAACTGCTCCCCGCCGTAGACGTCCGCGACGGCCAGGCGGTCCGCCTGGTGCACGGCGAGTCCGGATCCGAGACCTCCTACGGCTCCCCGCTGGAGGCCGCACTCGCGTGGCAGCGCGCCGGCGCCGAGTGGCTGCACCTCGTCGACCTGGACGCCGCCTTCGGCACCGGTGACAACCGCGCCCTCATCGCCGAGGTCGCCGGCGCCATGGACATCAAGGTCGAGCTGTCCGGCGGCATCCGCGACGACGCCTCGCTCGCCGCCGCCCTCGCCACCGGCTGCCGCCGGGTCAACCTCGGCACCGCCGCCCTGGAGACCCCCGAGTGGGTCGCCAAGGTCATCGCCGAGCACGGCGACAAGATCGCCGTCGGCCTCGACGTGCGCGGCACCACCCTGCGCGGCCGGGGCTGGACCCGCGACGGCGGCGACCTCTACGAGACGCTGGCCCGCCTCGACTCCGAGGGCTGCGCCCGCTACGTCGTCACCGACATCGCCAAGGACGGCACGCTCCAGGGCCCCAACCTGGAGCTCCTGAAGAACGTCTGCGCCGCCACCGACAAGCCCGTCGTCGCCTCCGGCGGCGTCTCCTCGCTCGACGACCTGCGGGCCATCGCCTCGCTGGTCCCGGCGGGCGTCGAGGGCGCGATCGTCGGCAAGGCCCTGTACGCGAAGGCGTTCACCCTCGAAGAGGCGCTGGAGGCGGTCTCCGTATGA
- the hisF gene encoding imidazole glycerol phosphate synthase subunit HisF, translated as MSLAVRVIPCLDVDDGRVVKGVNFKNLRDAGDPVEMAKLYDAEGADELTFLDITASSGDRETTYDIVRRTAEQVFIPLTVGGGVRTADDVDKLLRAGADKVGVNTAAIARPELIREIAERFGRQVLVLSVDARRTPEGSFEVTTHGGRRGTGIDAVEWAHRAAELGAGEILLNSMDADGTKDGYDTEMIAAVREHVRVPVIASGGAGRLADFAPAIDAGADAVLAASVFHFGDLRISEVKGALAEAGHPVR; from the coding sequence ATGAGCCTCGCCGTACGTGTCATCCCCTGCCTCGACGTGGACGACGGCCGGGTCGTCAAGGGCGTCAACTTCAAGAACCTGCGCGACGCGGGCGACCCCGTCGAGATGGCGAAGCTGTACGACGCCGAGGGCGCCGACGAGCTGACCTTCCTGGACATCACCGCCTCCAGCGGCGACCGGGAGACCACCTACGACATCGTGCGCCGCACCGCCGAGCAGGTCTTCATCCCGCTCACCGTGGGCGGCGGCGTCCGCACCGCGGACGATGTCGACAAGCTGCTGCGGGCCGGCGCGGACAAGGTCGGCGTCAACACCGCGGCCATCGCCCGCCCGGAGCTGATCCGGGAGATCGCCGAGCGCTTCGGCCGCCAGGTACTGGTGCTCTCCGTGGACGCCCGGCGCACCCCCGAGGGCTCGTTCGAGGTCACCACGCACGGCGGCCGCCGGGGCACCGGCATCGACGCCGTCGAGTGGGCCCACCGCGCCGCCGAGCTGGGCGCGGGCGAGATCCTGCTCAACTCGATGGACGCCGACGGTACGAAGGACGGCTACGACACCGAGATGATCGCCGCCGTCCGCGAGCACGTCCGCGTCCCCGTCATCGCCTCCGGCGGTGCCGGCCGGCTCGCGGACTTCGCACCGGCCATCGACGCCGGGGCCGACGCGGTCCTGGCCGCGTCCGTCTTCCACTTCGGCGACCTGCGGATCTCCGAGGTCAAGGGCGCGCTCGCGGAGGCCGGACACCCGGTGCGCTGA
- a CDS encoding RidA family protein: MTGSASVRRISSGAPWEEKFGYSRAVELPNGMVLVAGCTSVVGGEIAAGGPYEQTVTAFGVALDALKELGLGREDVVRTRMYVMHARDTEEVGRAHKELFDAVRPAATMVVVSGFVDPGLVVEVEVEAYRAGAR; encoded by the coding sequence ATGACCGGATCCGCATCCGTGCGCCGTATCTCCTCCGGCGCCCCGTGGGAGGAGAAGTTCGGCTACTCCCGCGCGGTCGAGCTCCCGAACGGCATGGTCCTGGTCGCCGGCTGTACGTCAGTGGTGGGCGGCGAGATCGCCGCCGGCGGCCCGTACGAGCAGACCGTCACCGCCTTCGGCGTCGCCCTCGACGCGCTGAAGGAGCTGGGCCTCGGCCGCGAGGACGTCGTCCGCACCCGGATGTACGTCATGCACGCCCGGGACACCGAGGAGGTCGGCCGCGCCCACAAGGAGCTGTTCGACGCGGTGCGCCCCGCCGCCACCATGGTCGTGGTCTCCGGTTTCGTCGACCCGGGCCTGGTCGTCGAGGTCGAGGTCGAGGCATACCGGGCGGGTGCGCGATGA
- the hisB gene encoding imidazoleglycerol-phosphate dehydratase HisB, whose amino-acid sequence MSPRVGRVERTTKETSVLVEINLDGTGKVDVATGVGFYDHMLDQLGRHGLFDLTVKTDGDLHIDSHHTIEDTALALGAAFKQALGDKVGIYRFGNCTVPLDESLAQVTVDLSGRPYLVHTEPENMAPMIGAYDTTMTRHILESFVAQAQIALHVHVPYGRNAHHIVECQFKALARALRYASEHDPRAAGILPSTKGAL is encoded by the coding sequence ATGAGCCCCCGCGTAGGCCGCGTGGAACGCACCACGAAGGAAACGTCCGTGCTGGTCGAGATCAACCTCGACGGCACCGGAAAGGTCGATGTCGCGACCGGGGTCGGCTTCTACGACCACATGCTCGACCAGCTCGGCCGGCACGGCCTCTTCGACCTCACGGTCAAGACCGACGGCGATCTGCACATCGACTCGCACCACACCATCGAGGACACCGCCCTCGCGCTCGGCGCCGCCTTCAAGCAGGCGCTCGGCGACAAGGTCGGCATCTACCGCTTCGGCAACTGCACCGTCCCGCTGGACGAGTCGCTCGCCCAGGTCACCGTCGACCTCTCCGGCCGCCCGTACCTGGTGCACACCGAGCCCGAGAACATGGCGCCGATGATCGGCGCGTACGACACGACGATGACCCGCCACATCCTGGAGTCCTTCGTCGCGCAGGCGCAGATCGCCCTGCACGTCCACGTCCCGTACGGACGCAACGCGCACCACATCGTGGAGTGCCAGTTCAAGGCGCTCGCCCGCGCCCTGCGCTACGCCAGCGAGCACGACCCGCGCGCGGCCGGCATCCTCCCGTCCACGAAGGGCGCCCTGTGA
- a CDS encoding histidinol-phosphate transaminase has translation MTNSNAGGPTANPWDALPLRDELRGQSPYGAPQLDVPVRLNTNENPYPLPDALVDRIAERVREAARDLNRYPDRNAVELRTELARYLTRTAGHRVGAANVWAANGSNEVLQQLLQTFGGPGRTAIGFEPSYSMHALIARGTGTGWISGPRNEDFTIDVDAARAVIAERRPDVVFITSPNNPTGTAVDADTVLALYDAAQAAKPSMVVVDEAYGEFSHHPSLLPLIEGRPHLVLSRTMSKAFGAAGLRLGYLAADPAVVDAVQLVRLPYHLSSVTQATALAALEHTDTLLGYVAQLKSERDRIVTELRAAGFDVTESDANFVQFGRFADSHTAWRQILDRGVLVRDNGVPGWLRVSAGTPEENDAFLDAVREMKKEHDA, from the coding sequence GTGACGAACAGCAACGCCGGCGGACCCACGGCCAACCCGTGGGACGCACTGCCCCTGCGCGACGAACTGCGCGGCCAGTCCCCGTACGGAGCGCCCCAGCTCGACGTCCCCGTACGCCTCAACACCAACGAGAACCCCTACCCGCTGCCCGACGCGCTCGTCGACCGCATCGCCGAACGGGTCCGCGAGGCCGCCCGCGACCTCAACCGCTACCCCGACCGCAACGCCGTCGAACTGCGCACCGAGCTGGCCCGTTACCTCACCCGCACCGCCGGGCACCGCGTCGGGGCCGCCAACGTCTGGGCCGCCAACGGCTCCAACGAGGTCCTCCAGCAGCTGCTGCAGACCTTCGGCGGGCCCGGCCGCACCGCGATCGGCTTCGAGCCCTCGTACTCGATGCACGCCCTCATCGCCCGGGGCACCGGGACCGGCTGGATCTCCGGGCCGCGCAACGAGGACTTCACCATCGACGTGGACGCCGCCCGCGCGGTCATCGCCGAGCGCCGCCCCGACGTCGTCTTCATCACCTCCCCCAACAACCCCACCGGCACCGCCGTCGACGCGGACACCGTCCTCGCGCTGTACGACGCCGCGCAGGCCGCGAAGCCCTCGATGGTCGTCGTGGACGAGGCGTACGGCGAATTCAGCCACCACCCCTCGCTGCTCCCGCTGATCGAGGGCCGCCCCCACCTGGTGCTCTCGCGCACCATGTCGAAGGCGTTCGGCGCCGCCGGGCTCCGCCTCGGCTACCTCGCCGCCGACCCGGCCGTGGTCGACGCGGTCCAGCTGGTCCGGCTGCCGTACCACCTGTCCTCCGTCACCCAGGCCACCGCGCTCGCCGCCCTGGAGCACACCGATACGCTCCTCGGGTACGTGGCGCAGCTCAAGAGCGAGCGCGACCGGATCGTCACCGAGCTGCGTGCCGCCGGCTTCGACGTCACCGAATCGGACGCCAACTTCGTCCAGTTCGGCCGCTTCGCCGACAGCCACACCGCCTGGCGGCAGATCCTCGACCGGGGCGTCCTGGTCCGGGACAACGGCGTACCGGGATGGCTGCGGGTCTCCGCGGGGACCCCGGAAGAGAACGACGCGTTCCTCGACGCGGTTCGCGAAATGAAGAAGGAGCACGACGCATGA
- the hisH gene encoding imidazole glycerol phosphate synthase subunit HisH, with product MVDTKKKVVVFDYGFGNVRSAERALAHVGADVEITRDFDAAMNADGLLVPGVGAFSACMQGLKKARGEWVIGRRLAGGRPVMGICVGMQILFERGIEHGVETEGLDEWPGTVGPLKADVVPHMGWNTVEAPEDSQLFAGLDPEARYYFVHSYAAHDWSLEVTNAKIRAPRVTWATHGERFVAAVENGALWATQFHPEKSGDAGAQLLTNWIETL from the coding sequence ATCGTGGATACGAAGAAGAAGGTCGTCGTCTTCGACTACGGCTTCGGCAACGTCCGCTCCGCCGAGCGCGCCCTCGCCCACGTCGGCGCGGACGTCGAGATCACCCGCGACTTCGACGCGGCGATGAACGCCGACGGGCTGCTGGTGCCCGGCGTCGGCGCGTTCTCCGCGTGCATGCAGGGCCTGAAGAAGGCCCGCGGCGAGTGGGTCATCGGCCGCAGGCTGGCCGGCGGGCGCCCCGTGATGGGCATCTGCGTCGGCATGCAGATCCTGTTCGAGCGCGGCATCGAGCACGGCGTGGAGACCGAGGGGCTCGACGAGTGGCCCGGCACGGTCGGCCCGCTCAAGGCCGACGTCGTCCCGCACATGGGCTGGAACACCGTCGAAGCCCCCGAGGACTCCCAGCTGTTCGCCGGACTCGACCCCGAGGCCCGGTACTACTTCGTGCACTCCTACGCGGCGCACGACTGGAGCCTCGAAGTCACCAACGCGAAGATCCGTGCCCCCAGGGTCACTTGGGCCACGCACGGCGAACGGTTCGTGGCCGCCGTGGAGAACGGCGCGCTGTGGGCCACCCAGTTCCACCCCGAGAAGTCCGGCGATGCCGGCGCCCAGCTGCTGACCAACTGGATCGAGACGCTGTAA